The nucleotide window GCTCTTCGCGGACTTCCACCGCATTGAGCCCAGCTTGTCGATCTTGGGCTGAGCTTTCTCACCCCCGATGTATTTCTGTACAAGCTCAAGTGAATCGATCGGCACGTAGAGCCGGTCGTCATCCTGATACTCGATGAGAAGGAAATCTTTCTCGTAGTCGCCGACCTTAAGTTTTCGAATGCCCCTGTATACGCCGATGCCATGTTCGATGTGGACTACATACTCCCCTACAGCCAGGTCCTTAAATGAATTGAGGAACTCGTCGACCCCTTCCCATTTTTTCTTTATAACTCTTTTCTTTGGTCCGACGATCTCTTCTTCCGTCAGCAGGATGATGCTATTTGTCCGGAATCCACGTCTCAGCGGGCCGATAACGATGCCCCACTCTTTCTCTTTCGTGGCCGGGCTCATGGAGGAGAGTACCGGCAGCGCTATATCGTAGTTTTTGAAAATCTCCTGCAATCGTTCCGCTTGGTGGTTGTGCACTGCGAATATGTAGAGGTGGGAGAAGCCTGCCCAATCGCTCCTCAGCTTCTCAGCCAGGGTCTTGAATATCTCCGTCTTTCTTGCTTCAAATGCAATTCTTAGATCGTCGTTCGAGACGGCCTCCAGTACGGGGCCATCTTCATTCCCTCTGATGCCTGAGGTATCAATATTGAGAAAGAATGAAAATCTTGTTTCCAGATCCTCAAGAGAGGTGATAGGCGATGTATCGGCGTTGCTGTTCAGCAGCGAGGCTAATTCCCTGTGTGCGACGACGCTTCCTTCCTGGAGGTAATCGAGGAGTGTCGCATCTCCTTCTGATGAGCGGGTGGGTATAAGCAGGCATCGCTCGATCTCTTTGAGCGACCTCTGGCTTGCAGGATCAAAGTGCCTGATAGAGTAGACCTGATCGCCCAGAAACTCTATCCTCAGGGGTTTGTCGGAAGAGGGTGAAAAAATGTCGACTATTGCTCCCCGTTTTGCAAAATCGCCCTGTTCACGGACCAGCGATGCAGGCTCGTATCCTGCAGACTCAAGGAATGTTATCAACTCTTCCTGCAGGATCGTGTCGCCGAAGACCACTTCGCGACTACCCCGTGTGAGGTATTCAGCCTGAAAGAGCCTATGAAAGAGGGCTTCTGACGGAAAAAGACCAATGAAGGAATTGTCGGTAAGCAGGTGATGGAGGAAAGCTATGCGTTTTGAATCGTCTTCCTTTTCGAAAATACGCTGAGTGTATGTTGGGAAGTAATGTACATCACGTCCGGTAAAAAACTCCAACTCCTCCTTCAAAAGGAGGGCTTCATCGTCGGCATCGTAAAGTACGATGATCTTACGGTCTACTATTGTTGATAGAAAAAAGGAGAGAAAGGAACCTATTCTTCCGGTTATGTAAATTGTGCCTTTATCTGGAACGTGGTACATACATGACCTTGGGTAAGCAGTTAACTGTGCGCAGTAAGCGGTCAAACCACGACCTACAGCCCTTAGTCTACCAGATTTTTTGAAAGCTTATCTGCAGAAGCTAGTTCGTATATGGCGAGGGTTCTCTTCCATACTGCGCACAGCTCACTGGTTAGTCTCTTTATTATATCAGTTTTTCGGAGGTTCAGCCAGAGTCTGTGGTTATTCCGATGAACAGTATATTGATGCTCACCGCTACTGCTCACCGCTTACCGCTCACTTTAAGTCTATTGTGCTTCGGGGAGGACGCTCACGGTTTTTTCGTACTCGCTCAGAACCGCCTTTGCGAAGCGCAGGCTGGGCTTCTGACGTTTGGTTGCAAGTTCCCTCGCCTTCGTCTGACCGCTATTGTATGCGTAAAGCGCCCAGGAGAGGGTCTCAAAATTCTCAATAAGCTGCGAGAGCTGGTAAACCCCAAACTTGATGTTCTTTTCCGGTTCATGGAGAATGCGGTCACTGCTCCAGTTGACACCAAGCGTTTCCGCGATGTCCCGACCCAGAGACGGTTTGATCTGCAGCAATCCCCTGGCTCCTTTCGAAGATACAGCATTCTCTTTGAAGTTGCTCTCCACTTTCATGACGGCCAATACGAGCCGGTAATCGAGACCGTGCTTCTTCGACTCAGCATACACGTGAGTTGCTATTTCCCGCAGCCTTTCTTCAGACACATCCGGCATGCGCTCTTGCAGGTAGCCCACAATGTTCTCTATGGTGTTGTCATCGTGAGAGTCAGGGGCTTGCACGTGCTTCACCGTATGCGTTGCCGTAACGATAAGCGCGGGTATCATCGCAGCCGAAGTCAGAACGAGTAATACTTTCCTTGATGGTTTCACAGCGTGTTACTATAAGACACCTGGGTCTTAATGTCAACCATGGGAAAGACGGCGAGTTGAAAGGAAGGGTTTCTGTCCGCAGAGGTTGTCTCAACCCTGAGTCAAAAAATGATATCCCTTGTTGATGAAGAAGAAGCCCAAGAAGATAAGAAAGAGGCTGCATACGAAAAGTACGCCTTTTATGATGGGAGTGCTGACGTATCTCCTCCCCATGTGAATGCTATAGGAGACAAAGCTGTACCATGCCAGATCTGAACTGATATGCCCTGCAAAAAAGGCAACCACGCCAGCTATGCCAAGGCCTCTTGCGAACATGACGTAGCCGAGACCGATGGTGAGCCACCAGATAAACCAATATGGATTGGAGAGGCTTATGATGATGCCGGCGAAAACAGGGTGTAGGCCTTTGACAGAACCATTGTCGCCGGCATTGAGGCTATATCCGCGCAAGCTTTTCATGATAGCGATGCCCATGGATATCATGACCACGCCGCCGCAGAATGAGAAGGACATGTACAACGTTGGATTAGCGAGCAGGCCGCCGAGACCGAACACAATCAGAATCAGTAAGATAACCTCAAGCACGCCGTGTCCCAGCACCACTAGCGGGCCCACGTGCCCGCCCCGTTTCGCTGATTCAGTTATGGTGACGGTCAGGAGAGGGCCGGGTGCCATTGCCCCTGTCAGGCCCAGAATAAATCCCACAGCGAAGAGGCTCCACAAGGTCATAGGGTTTAAGTAAACCACAGTTCGTGAGGAAAATGGTAGCGTCAAGAGGCATGAAAGCAGGACATCAAGTGCGTTGCTGACGCGTTGTTTCTCCGCGGCGGATTGCGAAGATGGTTCAGGCTTTTGTGGTATAATGTCGACCGCACGGGCCTCATATATGGAACGACAACAAAGCAGCGATTTTCACCCTCCGATCTCAGCCAAGGTGCCTTGTACCGGTTTGGATTCGATAATAGAACGAGGCGCTCAAGCCGTGGCGAACAGAGGCGTACTCAAAGGTCGTCAGCGTGAAACAGGGCGCAGACAACGAAGCCATCTGATTGAAGACACACTGGTACAGGCGAGGCTGGTAATGCTCGGCACCATCCACCGGGATAAGGATGGCGGTCTGCTCCTTTCGGGATGGCTCGACCGCGTCAAGCCCGAAGTGATTACCCTGGAGTTCTCCCTCTACGGCATGCTGTTCAGAAAAGTCCACGGGCCCGAACTCCGCAAACGGGTAGGTGCACTCATCAGAGAAATGGCAGTCCCTGTGGAGCAGTCGCGTGCAGTAGTTCAGGCACTCTCTGACTACATTGACCTTCCCTACGAATATGCCGAAACCTCACGCTACGCTGACGGTGCCGGAGTGCCGCTCCACCTGCTGGATGTAGATCGCTTCTCTATGATCAATCTCTGGCACGTACAGGAGTTGATTGATGAGCGAAATCTGCGGACGTGGTTGGGCGATCAAACATCGCGTGAAAACGAGATCACAAAAGAGAGAGCACTCGCCCGTCTTTTTTTCGACAAGGGTGTGCGGGCTTTTGCTTATACTGACGAAATGCTCACGCGCGACAGGCATATAGTAGAGAAACTGGCTTCCTTGGCGCACCGCTACAATGGTAAGCGCATTCTCCACGTATGCGGATGGCAACACCTCGTCGACCAGGGCAACCTGTATCATACACTCAATCCGGTAAAGGTTTTTCTTCATGATAGAACTCTTCGTGTTTGACTTGGGAAAAGTAATTCTTCCCTTCGAACACCGGCAGATCGCGTCAAAGCTGTGGCAAAGGTGCAGGAACAAGGGACGTCTGCCAGAGAGCGCCATTTTCGATGACCTTTTTGACATGGAAAACGGCGCAATAAACCGCTACGAGGAAGGACTCTCTTCGTCCGAGGAGTTCTTCCTGGACATTCGCAAGCGCTATGACCTCGCAGTGGAGTTTGAGGAATTCAGTGAGATATGGAACAATATTTTCTGGGACAATCCAGAAGTAGATAAAGTACTTGTGTACCTGAAAAGCAAGGGCTATCCCTTGTTCCTGCTCAGCAATACAAATGAACTCCATTTCTCATACGTGATCGAGCGGTTCCCGATTGTTCACCTTTTTGATGAATGGATACTCTCATTTGAGGTGGGCGCGAAAAAACCCGCCAAGCGCATGTACGATGCAATCTTTGAAAAAACAGACGTGGACAGGGCTCACGTCCTGTATATCGATGACATCGATGCGTATGTTCAGGCAGCCCGTTCTTACGGGATTCCGGGGCTCGTCTACACAAGCCCCGAAGATCTGTGGCACGTTCTGAGGCAGTATGGCATTTAAGGGTATTTTGACGGCTCACGGCTCACGGCTCACGGCTCAGGGCGGCCTCGAGTGATCCCTTATCCCCATATTGATCCGGTTATCGTCCAGATAGGACCCCTTGCCGTCAGATGGTACGGCATGATGTACGTCGCCGGTTTTGGCCTTTCGTATTTGCTCTTGCTGTACCAGGTCGGACGCAGAAGCGTGGCAGTTACACGCGCCCAGATAGATGACCTATATTTCTACCTGATTCTCGGGCTTCTCGTTGGCGCCCGGCTGGGATACGTGATCTTTTACAATTTGCCATTTTTTCTGGAGCATCCTGTTGAGATCTTCGTGCTGTGGCATGGAGGCATGTCCTTTCATGGCGGCCTCATAGGAGCATTCCTCGCGGGCTACGCTGGGATCAGAAGAAAAAAAATAGATTTCTGGAAAGCGGCCGATCTGATCATTCCGACCGCCCCGGTAGGCATAGGACTGGGACGACTGGGGAACTTCATCAACGGAGAGTTGTACGGTAAACCGTCGGACGTGCCCTGGGCGATGATCTTTCCGGAAGGGGGTCCGGTGGCCAGGCACCCTTCACAGCTCTATGAGGCTTTTCTGGAAGGGCTCCTTCTTTTTTTGATTCTCTGGTTTTATAAGGACAAGAAGAAACGGGACGGGGATGTGTTCGCGCTCTTCCTCATATGCTATGGATTTTTCCGGACGTTCTGCGAGTTCTTCAGGGAACCTGATGTGCAGGTGGGTTACATCTTCGGCATCATCACCATGGGACAGATACTGAGCCTGTCCATGGTGTGTATTGGTCTCTTCCTGAAATATGGGTACTTGAGAAGGAGGGGTCGATCGTAATGGGATCGGAGTTGGAACGTCAGACCAAGGCAACGGGTTCTGAAGTCAGGAGTCTGGTGTCTGATGTCCGGAATGAAGCCTTCCGGGGTGAACCGCGATGAACAGGGGGTTGGTGAGCAGGTCAAAAAAGATAGGCATGCCGCCGGGAACGCTTGTGCATATAGGACAGCAGAAGCTGGATGTCCAGAAGATAAGCGTTCTGGATTATGATGAGAGCGGCGTACACGAATATGAAATAGAGGATGTTCGCGGGCAGTGTGCGGGTTTGAAAGAAAAGCCTGCAGTTACGTGGATAAGGGTGAGAGGCCTCCATGAAACGGAAAAAGTGAAAGCTCTGGGCGAGTGTTTCGGGCTTCATCCCCTTGTGGTGGAAGATATTCTCAACACTGATCAGCGCTCAAAGATGGAAGATTACGGTGATTACCTCTACATTGTCTTCAAGATGCTTTATTGCGGGGTGGACAGGAGGGAGGTTACCCAGGAGCAGATCAGCCTTGTTCTTGGGCAGACATTTGTTATTTCCTTCCAGGAAGCTGAGAATCAGGTGTTCGAGCCTGTGAGAGAACGTGTGCTTTCTGGGAAAGGGCTGCTGCGCAAGCTCGGGCCGGACTATCTGGTGTACGGTTTGCTGGACATTGTCGTTGATAATTATTTCTCGGTACTGGAAAAGCTGGGAGAGAACATAGAGGTTCTGGCGGATCGGGTCCTCGACAAACCTGAGCCCTCAACCCTGCGCGAGATTCAGACTTCGAAACGAGAGATGCTCTTCGTGCACCGCTGGATATGGCCCCTGAGGGAGACAGTGAGCATGCTGGGAAAACGCGATTCAGCGCTGGTGAAGGAATCGACGATCGTTTACCTGCGGGACGTCTATGACCATACACTCCAGATCATGGACACTGTTGACCTGTACCGTGAAATGCTCTCCGAGACTCTTGATTTGTACATGTCGACCGTGAGCAACAAGTTGAATCAGGTCATGACCGTGCTCACGATCATAGCAACAATATTCATCCCTCTCACATTTCTGGCCGGCGTCTACGGCATGAACTTCAAGAACATGCCAGAACTCGAGTGGCGATGGGGCTATCCTCTGTTCTGGCTCGTCATGGTTGTGGTGACGCTGATTATGCTGGGGGCCTTCAAGCGAAAGAAATGGTTCTGAAATCAATTCGCCTTTGAGTCGCCTACCTTCGCTGCCCTTCAGCCTGTTCTTGCTCCCGCCACCCGCGTGGATGTTGATTGCCCCCGCTTGACGGAGGGTTGCTCGCGGGTACCCGGCCAAACCAAGGCCTCGGCTCGCCCGGGGTACCCAGCTGAAGGCTGGGTCGTCCATCTCAAATGCGAATTGATTCGAGATCGCTTCTCCGGCTGGTTTTCTTTGTGCGCCATGAGACTTTCTGTTACAATTTTGCTTCGAGAGTCATAATATAGATAAAGGGGTGGCTAATGATTCAGAAGACGATCGAGAATATTGAAACGAAGATACGAGAAAGCGACTCTGTCAGCAATGAGAGCAGAAGCGAATTATTGGGCCTTCTGGCAACCCTCAAGGCTGAGATCGGGGAGCTCTCAAAGACGCATCCGGAGCAGGCGGAGAGTATCACCTCTTTTGCGCAGGCATCTGCACATGAGGCTACAAGAAAAGAGAAGAATCCTGATCTTCTCAAGCTCTCTCTGGATGGCCTGTCAGGGTCGGTCAAGGAACTGGAAACATCTCACCCAAATCTTACGCGTCTTGTAAACAGAGTGTCGCAGGCTCTGGCCAATATGGGGATCTGACCGCGGTACGGGAACGTGTATGAAAGCTGACGTGATCGACGTGCTGACGCGGCAATCAGAGCAGCGCTGAAGGAGGATGCGCATGACTAAAAAGGCGGACGCTGTATTCGAGGGTGGTGGGGTTAAGGGAATTGGGCTCGTGGGCGCCGTTTCCGAGATTGAAAAGGCGGGCTATGAATTTCAGAATCTTGCCGGTACCTCTGCTGGCGCCATAGTGGCTGGTTTGCTGGCAGTGGGCTACAGCGCTGCCGAGATCGAGCAGGAAATGGAGAAGCTCGATTACAACAAGTTCAAGGATGAAGGGCCGCTCGATGAAATTGGCTTGATAGGGAAAGGCATCAATATTGGGCTGGACTACGGCATTTACGAAGGGAAGTATTTCGAGTCATGGTACGAAGGTTTGTTGGTCAAAAAAGGCAAGAAGACCTTTGGGCAGATAAAAACAGATGACCCTGACGAAAAATACAGGTACAAATTCCAGGCGATCGCTTCAGACATCAGTGACAGAAAGCTGCTTGTGCTGCCCCGTGATCTTGCCTACTTCGGGTTGGATCCCGACCAGTTCAGTATTTCGAGAGCAGTGCGTATGAGCATGAGTATCCCGATATTCTTCGAGCCCGTCAAATTGCGGGACAAAGATGGGGTTGATCACTACATAGTGGACGGAGGCGCACTGAGCAATTACCCGATCTGGCTTCTTGACGACGGAACAAGTGCGCCGCCTTGGCCCACGTTTGGTTTCAAGTTGATGGAGCCCGACAAACGGGAGTTGAAAGCTGGTAGCCCTAACCCGATCAACAGTATGGTAACCTTTCTGAAGGCGCTTGGCGGTACCATGATGGACGCCCATGACAATTATCACATTTCGAATTCAAAAGGCGATTTTGACAGGACTATAGGCATTCCGACGGTGATTAACCTCAGAGGAAGTGATATCGAGATCAAGACGACTGATTTTGGCATCACCCGGGAACAAAGTCAGGCGCTCTTTGAAAACGGCGCTACTACCGCAAGAACGTTCCTTGCGCACTGGGATTTTGACGCATGGGTGGCGAAGTACAGAAAGTGAAGAGCGGATGACAGTTAAGCAACGACCAGGGTTAAGGTTGAGGCATCCAATAGACGGGGCTGGTCATTTTCGGAATATGGAAAAGAGTATGGTCAGAATGATACTGATGATGATACTCGTGGTGAGAGGGAAATAAAAACTGAATTTCTCTCTCTTGACAAAAATGTCGCCGGGCAGGCGTCCTAGGTAGGGGATCTTGTCAGCATACGTGAACCCTAATCCTATGATGACGAGCACTACACCGAGGATGACGAGCGTCCTGCCTATTCCCGGCATCTCTTCTTATGTATCTCCCAAAATAGTCGCTTAAGGTCTACGGAACAAACTACAATGATTAAGGACTGTTGTCAACGCCCGCACCTTGTGTGGAAAGAAATCTTGACGCCGTGATGGATTGAACTGAAAGAGTAATGCGTCTCATGGATGTGGGCATGGGAAGGGGATTGGGCGTGCGTATTTAAATACAAGCCGTCCTGTGTTATACTTAAAAGTACCATTATTGTTTAAAAAGGAGAGAGATAATGTTTGGTCTTGGGATGCCCGAACTGGTAGTGATCCTCGTAATCGCCCTTCTGGTTTTTGGGGCCGGAAAGCTTCCAGAAGTAGGTGGAGCAATTGGAAAAGGGATAAAAGGTTTTAAGAAAGCGATGTCTGACGATGAGAAATTGCCGCCCGCATCTAAAGACAACTCAGGAGAAGAGAAGAAGGCGTAATCCGATCTGGCTGTCTGCAGCCCCTCACTTTTTTTTGTTCTTGTGTCTTTCGAGTTCGCTGAATACACATCCGCAATAGTTCTGGCGATACATGTTCAACCGCTTTGATTCTGCGACTCCCTCTGGCCAGCCTACCCTGAAGTCCTCATACAGGAAGGGCACGTCGTACTCTTCCGAAAGTTCGGTAGCAATAGCAGCGATATCAGTGTGCCTCTGGTACTTGCTGAAAAGGAGTGTTGTTGTCACCGCGTCGATGCCCCGCTCATTTGCCTGAGCGAAGACCCTGCTCAATCGCGTCCTGTAGCAGAAGAGGCAGCGGTCAAGGCCATAATCGAGAGCTCCTTTCAAGAACGAATCCAGCTCGTAACTGTCGTCGATTATCAGCGGGAAGGAGACGTCTCTTGCAAACGTGAAAAGCGTGTCTCTGCGCTTTATGAATTCAGAGAAGGGGTGAATGTTGGGATTAAAAAAATAGCCCGAGACCTCGTGCCCCTGCTCGTGCAGCACACGCAGCGGGTATATGGTGCATGGACCGCAGCAAGTGTGAAGTAAGATATTCATCGTATCGCCGCGAGTGTCACGAGTTGCGAGGCATGAACAAGAACCTGTTACGAGTTACGAGTTGAAAACAAGGCAACGCTCCATCAATGCTCTCTAATGCGCTCCCAGACTTTCTTGAACTCGTAAAGCGTAACTCGAAACCCGTAACCGCATTTTTTTAACTCGCAACTCGCAACGTGTTTTTCAACTTTTCTTTTCTTGTATCGCTGCCTGCGCCGCTGCCAGGCGCGCCAGCGTCACCCTGAAAGGAGAGCAGCTGACGTAATTCAAGCCTGCTCTGTGGCAGAATTTCACCGAGTTCGGCTCTCCGCCGTGCTCCCCGCATATGCCTATCTTCAGGTTCGGACGAGTTTTTCTTCCAAGCTCTACGCCAAGTTTTACCAGCTTGCCTACACCGCCTTCGTCAAGCCTCTGGAACGGGTCATAGTCCAGAATGTCGTGATCCACATAGTATCTTAGAAACTTTCCCGCATCGTCCCGGCTCATGCCGAAGGTGGTCTGCGTCAAATCGTTCGTGCCGAATGAAAAGAATTCGGCCACTTCGGCAATCTCGTCCGCCGTGACCACAGCCCTCGGTATCTCTATCATGGTGCCAACCGTGTAATGGACGTCGACACCATATTTCTTGGTCACCTCGATGGCTACCTTGTCGACGACATCCTTCTGGAGTTTGAGCTCGTTCACGTGACCGACCAGCGGGATCATAATCTCGGGCTTTACGTCGACACCCGATTTTTTAACCTCGCAAGCAGCCTCGAAAATGGCCTGCGCCTGCATCTCTGTGATCTCGGGAAAGACTATGCCAAGTCTGCAGCCCCTGTGCCCGAGCATCGGATTTGCCTCGTGGAGGCTTTCGATCTTTAATGTAAGGCGGCTCGCTTTGATGCCCATCTTCTCCGCCAGTTCTTTAATCTCCTTCTTGGTGTGCGGCAGGAACTCGTGCAGCGGCGGGTCAAGCGTGCGGATAGTCACAGGAAGGCCTTTCATTACCTTGAAAAGGCCCGCAAAATCCTCCTTCTGCATGGGTAGAAGCTTTGCGAGGGCTTTCTTTCTTCCTTCGATACTCTCCGCGACGATCATCTCGCGCACGGCGTCGATCCGTTCGCCCTCAAAGAACATGTGTTCGGTCCGGCAGAGCCCAATCCCCTCCGCGCCAAAAGCGACTGCCAGTGCAGCCTGGTCCGGCTGGTCCGCGTTGGTCCAGACGCCCAGTTTTCTTGCTTCGTCAGCCCACTGCATCACGAGAGCAAAGGACTGGTACACTTCAGATTCCTCAGGTTTCAATGTTTTGTCTACGAGTACCCTGAGAACCTCCGAGGGAATGGTCTTTACCTGTCCGACGAATACTTCGCCTGTTGTGCCGTCGATGGAAACATAATCGCCTTCCTTGACCGTTTTCCCTTTGACGCTGATTGTCTTCTTACGGTAGTCGATATCCAGTTCCCCCACGCCTGCCACGCAGACCTTGCCCATCTGGCGTGCTACCAGAGCGGCGTGGCTTGTCATGCCGCCGCGGGCAGTGAGGATACCCTGGGCTGCGTTCATCCCGCGGATGTCCTCGGGTGATGTTTCGATTCTCACGAGGATAACCTCTTCTTTACGGGCAGCCCAGCTTTCCGCATCCTCTGCATTAAACACCACCTTGCCGGAAGCAGCGCCGGGACCTGCATTGAGCCCTCTCGCCACGAGCCGGCCCTCTTTAAGGGCTTTTTCTTTCTCCTTCGGATCGAAGATGGGGCGCAGAATCTGGTTGAGTCCATCGGGATCTATGCGCATCAGCGCCTCTTCTCTGCTGATGAGCCCTTCCTTTGCCATGTCGACGGCGGCCCTGAACGCAGCGAAGGCGGTGCGCTTGCCGCTCCTTGTCTGGAGCATCCAGAGTTTACCTTTCTGAATCGTAAATTCAATGTCCTGCATGTCCCTGTAGTTCTTCTCGAGAATGCCGCGTATTTTCATCAGTTCCGCGTAGGATTCCGGCATCTCTTCTTCCAGGCTTCGCACCGACGCATCCTTCTTCTGTTTCTTGTTGATGGGAAGCGGTGTTCTGATGCCCGCCACCACATCCTCTCCCTGGGCATTGAGGAGGTACTCGCCATAGAAGACGTTTTCACCCGTGGCGGGGTTTCTTGTGAAGGCTACACCTGTACCCGAATCCATGCCTATGTTGCCGAAAACCATTGCCTGGACGTTGACAGCTGTGCCCCACGATGCAGGGATGTTGTTCAACTGGCGGTATGCTATGGCGCGGGCATTGTTCCACGATTTGAAAACAGCACCGATGGCCCCCCAGAGTTGCTCCATCGGGTCTTCAGAAAAGGTGACACCCAGCTTTTTCTGGATTGCCCCCTTGAAACGTGCTACAAGGTCTTTCAGATCATCAACGGAAAATTCCGTATCAAGCTTGATCTTCTTCTGTTTCTTTTTTGCGTCAATGATCTCTTCGAAGGGATCGTGCTCTTCTTTGGTTTCCGGTTTCAAGCCCAGAACGACGTCTCCGTACATGGCCACGAACCGCCGGTAGCAGTCGTACGCGAACCATTCGTTCCCCGTGAGTTCGGCAAGGCCTTTGACCGTGGCTTCATTAAGCCCGAGGTTCAGCACAGTGTCCATCATGCCCGGCATACTGGCGCGCGCACCCGACCGGATGGAGAGAAGGAGCGGGTTCTTCGGGTCGCCGAATTTCATGCCCATGATCTCTTCAATCTTTTTCAGGTTTGAGGTAACCTCCGTGTCCAGTCCCTCAGGAAAAGTCTGGTTACGTTCGTAAAAAATGGTGCACACCTCTGTAGTAATGGTAAACCCGGGCGGGACGGGTATTCCGAGGTTGACCATGTCGGCAAGACCTGCGCCTTTGCCGCCGACGAGGTTGCGCAATTTGTCACTGCCTTCAGCAACGCCTCCGCCGAAAAAGTAGACATACTTGGCCATCTTCTCCTCCTTATTATTCTCTCAGTTCTTCGATTCAGGCACCGAAACTCCCGGCCTCAGACATTAGACCATAGACATAAGTCTGAAGCTACTGAAAAGTATGAGGTCTAAGGTTGAGTGTCCGAATTATGTATGTTCTAGCTGGACGCCCTGGAAATCTCTTCTACCCGGATCTTCGAGAAATCACCATAGACCAGGAACATGTCTTTGATTTTAGTCAGTAGCGCAAGGCGATTCGATCTTACGCGCTCGTCATCCACCATTACGAACACCTTATCAAAATACCGGTCAATGGTCTCCTTAAAACCAACGAGAAGGGCAAGGGCTGCCTC belongs to Syntrophorhabdales bacterium and includes:
- a CDS encoding lytic transglycosylase domain-containing protein codes for the protein MKPSRKVLLVLTSAAMIPALIVTATHTVKHVQAPDSHDDNTIENIVGYLQERMPDVSEERLREIATHVYAESKKHGLDYRLVLAVMKVESNFKENAVSSKGARGLLQIKPSLGRDIAETLGVNWSSDRILHEPEKNIKFGVYQLSQLIENFETLSWALYAYNSGQTKARELATKRQKPSLRFAKAVLSEYEKTVSVLPEAQ
- a CDS encoding LysE family transporter, which translates into the protein MTLWSLFAVGFILGLTGAMAPGPLLTVTITESAKRGGHVGPLVVLGHGVLEVILLILIVFGLGGLLANPTLYMSFSFCGGVVMISMGIAIMKSLRGYSLNAGDNGSVKGLHPVFAGIIISLSNPYWFIWWLTIGLGYVMFARGLGIAGVVAFFAGHISSDLAWYSFVSYSIHMGRRYVSTPIIKGVLFVCSLFLIFLGFFFINKGYHFLTQG
- a CDS encoding HAD family phosphatase encodes the protein MIELFVFDLGKVILPFEHRQIASKLWQRCRNKGRLPESAIFDDLFDMENGAINRYEEGLSSSEEFFLDIRKRYDLAVEFEEFSEIWNNIFWDNPEVDKVLVYLKSKGYPLFLLSNTNELHFSYVIERFPIVHLFDEWILSFEVGAKKPAKRMYDAIFEKTDVDRAHVLYIDDIDAYVQAARSYGIPGLVYTSPEDLWHVLRQYGI
- the lgt gene encoding prolipoprotein diacylglyceryl transferase, yielding MIPYPHIDPVIVQIGPLAVRWYGMMYVAGFGLSYLLLLYQVGRRSVAVTRAQIDDLYFYLILGLLVGARLGYVIFYNLPFFLEHPVEIFVLWHGGMSFHGGLIGAFLAGYAGIRRKKIDFWKAADLIIPTAPVGIGLGRLGNFINGELYGKPSDVPWAMIFPEGGPVARHPSQLYEAFLEGLLLFLILWFYKDKKKRDGDVFALFLICYGFFRTFCEFFREPDVQVGYIFGIITMGQILSLSMVCIGLFLKYGYLRRRGRS
- the corA gene encoding magnesium/cobalt transporter CorA — its product is MNRGLVSRSKKIGMPPGTLVHIGQQKLDVQKISVLDYDESGVHEYEIEDVRGQCAGLKEKPAVTWIRVRGLHETEKVKALGECFGLHPLVVEDILNTDQRSKMEDYGDYLYIVFKMLYCGVDRREVTQEQISLVLGQTFVISFQEAENQVFEPVRERVLSGKGLLRKLGPDYLVYGLLDIVVDNYFSVLEKLGENIEVLADRVLDKPEPSTLREIQTSKREMLFVHRWIWPLRETVSMLGKRDSALVKESTIVYLRDVYDHTLQIMDTVDLYREMLSETLDLYMSTVSNKLNQVMTVLTIIATIFIPLTFLAGVYGMNFKNMPELEWRWGYPLFWLVMVVVTLIMLGAFKRKKWF
- a CDS encoding DUF4404 family protein encodes the protein MIQKTIENIETKIRESDSVSNESRSELLGLLATLKAEIGELSKTHPEQAESITSFAQASAHEATRKEKNPDLLKLSLDGLSGSVKELETSHPNLTRLVNRVSQALANMGI
- a CDS encoding patatin-like phospholipase family protein, with protein sequence MTKKADAVFEGGGVKGIGLVGAVSEIEKAGYEFQNLAGTSAGAIVAGLLAVGYSAAEIEQEMEKLDYNKFKDEGPLDEIGLIGKGINIGLDYGIYEGKYFESWYEGLLVKKGKKTFGQIKTDDPDEKYRYKFQAIASDISDRKLLVLPRDLAYFGLDPDQFSISRAVRMSMSIPIFFEPVKLRDKDGVDHYIVDGGALSNYPIWLLDDGTSAPPWPTFGFKLMEPDKRELKAGSPNPINSMVTFLKALGGTMMDAHDNYHISNSKGDFDRTIGIPTVINLRGSDIEIKTTDFGITREQSQALFENGATTARTFLAHWDFDAWVAKYRK
- a CDS encoding DUF2905 domain-containing protein, which produces MPGIGRTLVILGVVLVIIGLGFTYADKIPYLGRLPGDIFVKREKFSFYFPLTTSIIISIILTILFSIFRK
- a CDS encoding twin-arginine translocase TatA/TatE family subunit, with amino-acid sequence MFGLGMPELVVILVIALLVFGAGKLPEVGGAIGKGIKGFKKAMSDDEKLPPASKDNSGEEKKA
- a CDS encoding epoxyqueuosine reductase QueH produces the protein MNILLHTCCGPCTIYPLRVLHEQGHEVSGYFFNPNIHPFSEFIKRRDTLFTFARDVSFPLIIDDSYELDSFLKGALDYGLDRCLFCYRTRLSRVFAQANERGIDAVTTTLLFSKYQRHTDIAAIATELSEEYDVPFLYEDFRVGWPEGVAESKRLNMYRQNYCGCVFSELERHKNKKK